The genomic segment CAATTCCCGTCGCTTCCGCCCTGTCAAACCCCGGCACCTATTCACCCCAGATCGAAAAACGCGGGCGGGTCGCCATTTTGGGCGGTTGCGCGCAGCCGGTGCTCGATCCCGCCATCAATGACGCGACCATCCGGCTTCTGACCCGGCTTGGCGTAGAGGTGGTGCTGCCGGAAGGCGAGGGCTGTTGCGGCGCGCTGGTGCACCACATGGGGCGAGAGGAACAGGCGCTGGTTTCTGCAAGGCGCAATGTCGATGTCTGGACGCGCGAAATCGAGACCGGCGGGCTGGACGCGATCATCATCACCGCGTCCGGTTGCGGCACCACCATCAAGGATTACGGCCATATGCTGCGGCTGGATGCGGCCTATGCGGAAAAGGCAGCGCGCGTCTCGGCGCTTGCAAAAGACATCACCGAATATCTTGCCAGCCTCGATCTCGCGCCGCTGGAGCGAAACGGTCTGACCGTGGCCTATCACTCAGCCTGTTCCATGCAGCACGGCCAGAAGATCACTTCCATTCCCAAGCTGTTGCTGAAAGCCGCAGGCTTTACAGTACGCGACCCAGCGGAAGGACATCTCTGTTGTGGCTCGGCGGGAACCTACAATATTCTTCAGCCGGAAATATCGGCAACGTTGAAGGCCCGTAAGGTCAAAAATATCGAGGCGACGAAGGCCGACATCATCGCCACCGGCAACATTGGCTGCATGACGCAGATTGCCACCGGCACGGCCATGCCCATTCTGCACACGGTGCAACTGCTGGATTGGGCCTATGGTGGAGAAAAGCCTGCCGTGATCGAAGCGATACATAAAAAACGGGCGGTTTGAGCCGCCCGTTTTTCAATGTCCGGTCTGCTGCTGTAAAGCGCGTCCGGCCCCCTTGACGTCCCCCGCCAAAGTCGATGGCCGGACCTTAACCTATCTTTTTCAGAGAGCAACTTTCTTTACGCCCGTTTTCTACTTTTGGGCGTAAGGAATGACTTCACCGTTGCTATCAGATCACAATCACGCGGGTGCCGACATTCACCCGCTCGTAGAGATCGGTCACATCTTCATTGCGCATGCGGATACAACCTGAGGAATTGTTGCTGCCAATGGTCCATGGCTGGTTGGTGCCGTGGATGCGGTACAGCGTGGAGCCGAGATACATGGCGCGCGCGCCCATCGGGTTTTGCGGACCGCCTTCCATATAGGCGGGCAGGTAGTGTCCCTTGGCGGCCTCGCGGGTGATCATCTCTTTTGGCGGCGTCCAATCCGGCCATTCGTTCTTGCGGGTAATCTTGTGCGTACCGGCCCATTCGAAACCCGGCTTGCCGACGCCGACGCCGTAGCGACGCGCTTTGCCGTCTGCCATCACCAGATAAAGAAACCGGTTAGGCGTATCGATAACGATGGTGCCGGGCGCTTCCTTGCCATCATATCGCACCATCTGCGGCAGAAACTGCGGGGCGATGCGCAGGCGTGGATCACCCGTTCTGGCGGCAGCCGCCTGTGGGCGCGGTTGGGCCACCGGACGCTGGAACAGCGAACGAGATGCCGGGCGCTGCGGATAAACGACCGGGCGAACTTGCCCGCCGCCAAGCTGCATGACCCACGGCGCAGTAAGGTCAGGGCTGACGACGACCGGCGGGCGCTCCCGGTAGCGATCATTGGCAAGGGCTGGCATGGAGATGGCTGAGAGGAAACTCAGCGCCAGAACAACGGATTTCATCGACATCGGGTGGACTCTCTACATGACACCGGAAAATAATCATCACGTTCGCACCTCTAAGACAGCGAATGGTAAATGGCACATCATGAAAAGGCGCGATTTGGATGAAACCTTTTAATAAGGTTAGCGCGCGGTTTTGAAACAGAGTGAATCAATGGTAATCACCGCGTCACCAACCACAAAGGCATCTGCTCCATGACTGAAACCGGCCTTATGACGGGCGAAGATGGCAAGATCCGCTGCTTCTGGCAGCAGGGCCTGGAAGACTATGCCAGATACCATGATGAGGAATGGGGCCGCCCCGTCGATGACGACAGGCGCCTGTTCGAAAAGATTTGCCTTGAGGGCTTCCAGTCCGGCCTGTCCTGGCTGACGGTGCTGCGAAAGCGCGAAGCCTTTCGCGCCGCATTCTGTGGTTTCGATTTCGACAAGGTCGCGGAATTCGGAGACGAGGATATCGAGCGTTGCGTGTCCGACAAGGGCATCATCCGCCATCGCGGCAAGATCGTCTCCACCATCAACAATGCCCGCCGCGCCATCGAGATGCGCGATGAATTCGGGTCACTCGCCCGCTATTTCTGGCGCTTCGAGCCGCAGCCGGATGAGCGCCCGCCGGTGTTCGATTACGCCACCCTGCGCGCCAACCCCATCACGCCCG from the Agrobacterium vaccinii genome contains:
- the glcF gene encoding glycolate oxidase subunit GlcF yields the protein MQTSFTPQQLADPQVAESEKILRKCVHCGFCTATCPTYVTLGNELDSPRGRIYLIKDMLENDRPADKQVVTHIDRCLSCLACTTTCPSGVDYMHLVDHARIHIEKTYRRPLVDRMMRSLLAFVLPHPSRFRLALKLARFGRPFAGLFRKTATLKPLAAMLDLAPQTIPVASALSNPGTYSPQIEKRGRVAILGGCAQPVLDPAINDATIRLLTRLGVEVVLPEGEGCCGALVHHMGREEQALVSARRNVDVWTREIETGGLDAIIITASGCGTTIKDYGHMLRLDAAYAEKAARVSALAKDITEYLASLDLAPLERNGLTVAYHSACSMQHGQKITSIPKLLLKAAGFTVRDPAEGHLCCGSAGTYNILQPEISATLKARKVKNIEATKADIIATGNIGCMTQIATGTAMPILHTVQLLDWAYGGEKPAVIEAIHKKRAV
- a CDS encoding L,D-transpeptidase, with the translated sequence MSMKSVVLALSFLSAISMPALANDRYRERPPVVVSPDLTAPWVMQLGGGQVRPVVYPQRPASRSLFQRPVAQPRPQAAAARTGDPRLRIAPQFLPQMVRYDGKEAPGTIVIDTPNRFLYLVMADGKARRYGVGVGKPGFEWAGTHKITRKNEWPDWTPPKEMITREAAKGHYLPAYMEGGPQNPMGARAMYLGSTLYRIHGTNQPWTIGSNNSSGCIRMRNEDVTDLYERVNVGTRVIVI
- a CDS encoding DNA-3-methyladenine glycosylase I, with product MTETGLMTGEDGKIRCFWQQGLEDYARYHDEEWGRPVDDDRRLFEKICLEGFQSGLSWLTVLRKREAFRAAFCGFDFDKVAEFGDEDIERCVSDKGIIRHRGKIVSTINNARRAIEMRDEFGSLARYFWRFEPQPDERPPVFDYATLRANPITPASTRLSKDLKKRGWSFVGPTTVYAFMQAMGMVNDHIEGCHCRPRIDAQRLEFSRP